From the Salmo trutta chromosome 30, fSalTru1.1, whole genome shotgun sequence genome, one window contains:
- the LOC115167841 gene encoding photoreceptor ankyrin repeat protein-like, with protein sequence MAHALNDPHLGAGPSEDSELSQNESETASLVSEDSIMPDYEMRRGGGGTTSTLYEACNRNEALTLQRVLERGVTKEEVMELDINGRNGLMLAVSRGYVDIVYGLHTCPLIDINHQDNEGSTAVMIAAQAGYISILNFILNYYPKVDLEVRDIRGFTALIKAAIQGREDCVSSLIMAGADINVVDDVKGKSITDWALKTSRFEVLQRLRRLQACPIAEQFCDSYVMEWPELKELVAKAMAPKNLTQRLKDSLTFSFPNDPQDNGVLDHMVRMTTSIHSPLVSMGCRPLCPTSPPEVGKRRLAVPELMEKHSSKELEESSVCHSNGVKCSFTPVPASSSLLLANCCSDTKRRGSVLSTTANGVQNFLPHSLANRNSVFPYGCIPTITFTKSAEKTPKKAKKTKRHKGHLEPPVWKYKSDKQEKKKEKEKLEEEKEVQEKALKKSKMKAAKVAAKAKEPAKAS encoded by the exons ATGGCTCATGCACTAAATGACCCACACCTGGGCGCCGGCCCATCCGAGGACTCTGAACTCTCTCAGAATGAGTCTGAAACGGCGAGCTTGGTGTCTGAGGACTCTATCATGCCAGACTATGAGATGAGGCGGGGTGGAGGAGGCACCACCTCTACACTGTACGAGGCCTGTAACAGGAACGAGGCGCTAACCCTACAGAGGGTCCTGGAGAGGGGGGTTACTAAGGAAGAAGTCATGGAGCTGGACATCAACGGCAGG AATGGCCTGATGTTGGCTGTCTCCAGAGGCTACGTGGACATCGTCTACGGTCTACACACGTGTCCACTGATAGACATCAACCATCAGGACAACGAAGGCAGCACAGCAGTGATGATCGCTGCCCAGGCCG gctacATATCCATCCTCAACTTCATCCTGAACTACTACCCTAAGGTAGACCTGGAGGTGAGGGACATCAGAGGCTTCACTGCCCTCATCAAGGCAGCCATACAGGGCAGGGAGGACTGTGTGTCTTCCCTCATAATGGCCG GTGCTGATATCAACGTAGTGGACGATGTCAAAGGGAAAAGCATAACAGACTGGGCCCTGAAGACAAGTCGCTTCGAGGTCCTGCAGCGTCTCCGTCGCCTCCAGGCGTGTCCCATCGCCGAACAGTTCTGCGATAGCTACGTGATGGAGTGGCCCGAGCTGAAGGAGTTGGTAGCTAAAG ccatggcccCCAAGAACCTGACCCAGCGTCTGAAGGACAGCTTGACCTTCAGCTTCCCCAACGACCCTCAGGACAATGGGGTGTTGGACCACATGGTGAGGATGACAACGTCCATCCACAGTCCACTAGTCTCCATGGGCTGCCGGCCACTCTGCCCCACCAGCCCCCCCGAGGTCGGGAAGCGGAGGCTGGCTGTGCCGGAGCTGATGGAAAAGCACAGCAGCAAGGAACTGGAGGAGAGCTCCGTGTGTCATAGTAATGGTGTTAAGTGTTCCTTCACGCCGGTGCCGGCGTCGTCCTCCCTCTTGCTCGCCAACTGCTGCTCGGACACGAAGCGGAGGGGTAGTGTTCTCTCAACGACTGCAAACggcgtccagaacttcctcccccATTCCTTGGCGAATCGGAACAGTGTCTTCCCGTACGGCTGCATCCCCACGATCACCTTCACTAAGTCTGCGGAAAAAACACCCAAGAAGGCGAAGAAGACGAAGAGGCACAAGGGCCACCTGGAGCCTCCAGTCTGGAAGTACAAATCGGATAAGCAGGAGAAGAAAAAGGAAAAGGAGAAgttggaggaagagaaggaagtgCAAGAGAAGGCACTTAAGAAATCTAAAATGAAGGCAGCCAAGGTGGCGGCCAAGGCCAAGGAGCCCGCCAAGGCAAGTTAA